One genomic segment of Arthrobacter sp. JZ12 includes these proteins:
- a CDS encoding S41 family peptidase codes for MASSHYLRYPHLSGDLITFAAENDVWVAPVSGGRAWRISALQLPVRNPRFSPDGSIIAWTVVQGAAPEVVVADADGGNFRRLTYWGHQSTRVKGFTADGRIIATSAFRHEDPRHTWAYTLPVDGSSYGTIPYGPVDAIVHGEALGDERPAVIGSVMTREQAWWKRYRGGTAGKLWIDGDGSGDFRRFLSDLDGNLTDPMWVGGRLAFLSDHEGYGNLYSVTPGGDDLRRHTDHEDFYARHATTDGTRVIYESAGALWLLDGLDAEPAPLNISLGSASTLRRPQPLNVARHLSAAVPVPDGRASIVESHGTLHLLTHRDGPSRVVDATAGVRSRLGRPLGPDSVAYVADHDGEEALFIRNMFDVDLPVSPAPADPDVKPADHDLPAPVPASQPDEAVGRTEDSSAGSPGDGESPQTVVVDAQDSAGSPAGQRIAFPQPFRASNLAVSPDGQAVAVAGEMGEILIHEVGSNDFFALSSTPHGAIDDLAFSPDSKWLVWAEPVTGEGARTRIRLARITRDSEVLDVTDGRFRDHAPSFTPDGRFLAFLSDRSFDPVYDTHRFDLSFPASTKPFLVALAADTASPFGPAVHDRPAAVAGNGAEKSDGEAPAVEVAPERLAERIIPVPVPQGTYEGLRAVENALLWVAGDLMGTTGDGRATTDEKEPAKRLERFDMVKRETATLVQEVDSFEVSSDGKRAVIIKGGTVTAVPTSGPADADSPDRITVDLNRIRVLLDPPSVWRQAFEDAWRLQRDFFWAEDMGGLDWNAVRDRYRPLLDRLGSHDDLVDVLWELHGELGTSHAYVTPALVSEPGAGSHGFLGAELSRSAYGWRVDRIFAGESSDPQATSPLAAPGVAVEPGDIIQAIDGVPVPAELGPSVLLTAAGGRPVELTVARVDDDGGQPAVRRVAVVPLRSEERLRYQNWVNANRAIVHEASDKRFGYLHIPDMVARGWAQLHRDLDRETARDGLIIDVRRNRGGHTSQLVAELIGRKVTAWSLPRGEQPGTYPAHAPRGPVVVLTDEFAGSDGDIITQVAKLRGIGPVIGTRTWGGVVGIDGRFNLADGTGVTQPRYAFWMTGGVEWGVENYGVDPDIEVPFPPHAYANQEDPQLEHAVGILREMIAELPTDVPPVRENHPRLAPPPLPPRR; via the coding sequence ATGGCCTCCTCTCATTACCTGCGCTATCCGCATCTGTCCGGAGATCTCATCACTTTCGCGGCTGAGAATGACGTCTGGGTCGCCCCAGTGTCCGGAGGGAGGGCATGGCGGATCTCGGCACTGCAGCTACCGGTCCGCAATCCGCGCTTTTCGCCGGACGGCTCGATCATCGCCTGGACGGTCGTGCAGGGAGCAGCGCCGGAGGTCGTCGTTGCGGACGCCGACGGCGGCAATTTCAGGCGCCTCACCTACTGGGGTCACCAGAGCACGCGGGTGAAAGGGTTCACAGCCGACGGCCGGATCATCGCCACCAGCGCATTCCGCCACGAAGATCCCCGGCACACCTGGGCCTACACCCTCCCGGTTGACGGCTCTTCCTACGGGACCATTCCCTATGGCCCGGTTGACGCGATCGTCCATGGCGAAGCGCTGGGAGATGAACGCCCTGCGGTCATCGGCAGCGTCATGACCCGCGAGCAGGCATGGTGGAAGCGTTACCGCGGCGGTACGGCGGGCAAGCTCTGGATCGACGGCGATGGATCGGGTGACTTTCGACGCTTCCTCTCTGACCTTGACGGCAACCTCACGGACCCGATGTGGGTCGGTGGGCGCCTGGCGTTCCTGTCCGACCATGAGGGCTACGGCAACCTCTACTCAGTTACGCCCGGCGGAGATGACCTGCGCCGCCACACCGACCACGAGGACTTCTACGCCCGTCACGCAACCACCGACGGCACCAGGGTGATCTATGAGTCGGCAGGTGCCCTATGGCTCCTGGACGGGCTGGACGCCGAGCCGGCGCCGCTAAATATTTCCCTCGGTTCCGCATCCACGCTGCGGCGCCCGCAACCGCTCAACGTCGCCCGGCATCTTTCGGCCGCCGTGCCGGTCCCCGACGGTCGCGCCAGCATAGTTGAGTCACACGGGACGCTTCACCTCCTTACCCACCGCGACGGACCGTCGCGCGTGGTCGATGCCACTGCCGGCGTGCGCTCCCGGCTCGGCCGCCCGCTCGGCCCCGACAGCGTTGCCTACGTGGCGGACCACGACGGTGAGGAAGCGCTGTTCATCCGCAACATGTTCGACGTCGACCTACCGGTCTCGCCTGCTCCCGCCGATCCGGATGTAAAGCCCGCAGATCACGATCTGCCCGCACCTGTTCCGGCGTCGCAGCCCGACGAAGCCGTGGGCCGAACGGAAGACAGCAGCGCAGGTAGCCCGGGCGACGGTGAGTCGCCCCAGACCGTCGTCGTCGATGCTCAGGACAGCGCCGGCTCACCGGCAGGACAACGGATCGCGTTCCCCCAACCTTTCAGGGCGAGCAATCTGGCGGTCAGCCCGGATGGGCAGGCCGTGGCGGTTGCCGGGGAAATGGGCGAAATCCTGATCCACGAGGTCGGTTCCAACGACTTCTTCGCGCTCTCGTCGACGCCGCATGGCGCAATCGACGACCTCGCGTTCTCACCCGACTCAAAATGGCTGGTGTGGGCCGAGCCGGTCACGGGCGAAGGTGCGCGCACCCGGATCCGGTTGGCGCGCATCACCCGGGATTCCGAGGTCCTTGATGTCACCGACGGCCGCTTCCGCGACCACGCGCCGTCGTTCACACCCGACGGCAGGTTTCTTGCCTTCCTGTCGGACCGCAGTTTCGATCCGGTCTACGACACACACAGGTTCGACCTGAGCTTCCCTGCCTCAACAAAGCCGTTCCTGGTCGCGCTTGCGGCGGACACCGCCTCGCCCTTCGGCCCGGCCGTACATGACCGGCCTGCCGCCGTGGCAGGCAACGGCGCGGAGAAGTCCGATGGGGAAGCTCCGGCGGTGGAGGTAGCGCCGGAACGCCTGGCCGAACGCATCATCCCGGTTCCGGTACCGCAGGGCACCTACGAGGGCCTTCGGGCAGTCGAGAACGCGCTTCTCTGGGTTGCGGGAGACCTGATGGGCACCACGGGCGACGGCCGCGCCACGACAGACGAAAAAGAACCCGCCAAGCGGCTGGAACGGTTCGACATGGTCAAGCGGGAAACTGCAACCCTCGTGCAGGAAGTCGATTCATTCGAGGTGAGCAGCGACGGTAAGCGTGCCGTCATCATAAAGGGCGGCACTGTGACGGCGGTGCCGACCTCGGGACCGGCAGACGCCGACTCTCCCGACCGGATCACGGTGGACCTGAACCGGATCCGTGTGCTGCTCGACCCGCCGAGCGTATGGCGTCAGGCCTTCGAGGATGCCTGGCGGCTCCAGCGTGACTTCTTCTGGGCGGAAGACATGGGCGGGTTGGACTGGAATGCGGTCCGCGACCGGTACCGGCCGTTGCTCGATCGCCTTGGCTCACACGACGACCTCGTGGACGTGCTGTGGGAACTGCACGGTGAGCTCGGGACCTCCCACGCCTACGTCACACCGGCCCTGGTCAGCGAGCCCGGCGCCGGTTCCCACGGCTTCCTGGGCGCGGAACTGAGCCGGTCCGCCTACGGCTGGCGTGTTGACCGCATCTTCGCCGGTGAGTCGTCAGACCCACAGGCCACTTCGCCGCTCGCCGCTCCCGGCGTCGCTGTAGAGCCTGGGGACATCATCCAGGCGATTGACGGTGTCCCTGTGCCTGCGGAGCTCGGTCCTTCCGTGCTGCTCACCGCAGCTGGTGGCCGCCCCGTTGAACTTACGGTTGCAAGGGTTGACGACGACGGCGGCCAGCCCGCCGTGCGCCGCGTGGCGGTGGTGCCGCTGCGCAGCGAAGAGCGGCTGCGCTACCAGAACTGGGTGAATGCCAATCGTGCGATCGTGCATGAAGCGTCGGATAAGCGCTTCGGCTACCTGCACATTCCGGACATGGTTGCGCGTGGATGGGCGCAGCTGCACAGGGACCTGGACCGGGAGACCGCGCGCGACGGCCTGATCATCGACGTTCGACGGAACCGCGGCGGTCACACGTCCCAGCTTGTAGCTGAGTTGATTGGGCGGAAGGTCACCGCTTGGTCCCTGCCGCGCGGTGAGCAGCCCGGCACCTACCCGGCCCACGCCCCGCGCGGCCCCGTAGTGGTGCTGACGGACGAATTCGCCGGTTCAGACGGGGACATCATCACGCAGGTAGCCAAACTAAGGGGGATCGGTCCGGTGATCGGCACCCGCACCTGGGGCGGCGTCGTCGGTATTGACGGCCGCTTCAACCTTGCCGACGGAACCGGCGTCACCCAACCGCGGTATGCCTTCTGGATGACCGGCGGCGTGGAGTGGGGTGTCGAGAACTACGGCGTGGATCCCGACATCGAGGTGCCGTTCCCGCCACATGCATACGCGAACCAGGAGGACCCGCAGCTGGAGCATGCCGTGGGCATCCTTCGCGAGATGATCGCCGAGTTGCCCACGGATGTTCCGCCGGTGCGGGAGAACCATCCACGGTTGGCTCCGCCTCCGCTGCCTCCGCGTCGCTAG
- a CDS encoding OsmC family protein, with the protein MATVRSAHTVWTGDLPSGSGQVSLDTSGLGTYDVTWKARAEQAEGKTSPEELIAAAHSACFSMAFSHALGGEGKTPDRIETKAEVDFQPGEGITAIRLTLRASVPGLSEEDFQRLANDAKTGCPVSQALAGVKNISLDATLES; encoded by the coding sequence ATGGCTACCGTACGCTCAGCACACACCGTGTGGACAGGTGACCTTCCGTCCGGCTCGGGACAGGTGTCGCTGGACACCTCCGGCCTCGGCACCTACGACGTGACTTGGAAGGCACGAGCGGAGCAGGCAGAGGGCAAGACCAGCCCGGAGGAATTGATCGCTGCCGCGCATTCGGCGTGCTTCTCCATGGCGTTCAGCCATGCACTCGGCGGCGAGGGAAAGACTCCCGACCGTATCGAAACCAAGGCTGAGGTGGACTTCCAGCCCGGTGAGGGCATCACGGCCATTCGTCTCACACTGAGGGCATCCGTGCCCGGTCTGAGCGAGGAGGACTTCCAGCGCCTCGCCAACGACGCAAAGACGGGTTGCCCGGTCTCCCAGGCTCTCGCAGGCGTCAAGAACATTTCATTGGATGCCACCCTGGAGTCCTGA
- the sucB gene encoding 2-oxoglutarate dehydrogenase, E2 component, dihydrolipoamide succinyltransferase, with translation MSESVNLPALGESVTEGTVTRWLKQVGDRVEVDEPLLEVSTDKVDTEIPSPVAGVIEEILVAEDETAEVGAPLVRIGDGSGGSGSSDNSASAAAPEAPAEEPVEAPAPAPEPAEEAPSAPAGSGEGSGQGTEVTLPALGESVTEGTVTRWLKAVGDEVAVDEPLLEVSTDKVDTEIPSPVAGTLQEIRVNEDETAEVGSVLAVIGSGSAAPAQAEPAKAEPVAAAPSTEREEPVAEPAPKAEAQPEPAAPAPAAAPQPAAPAPAPAAEKPREESTGSDSTYVTPLVRKLANQQGVDLSSVKGTGVGGRIRKQDVLEAAEAAKAAQQAPTAPAASSAPAAAPAAASKLRGTVEKAPRIRQTIARRMRESLEVSAQLTQVIEVDMTRVARLRSKAKDTFQAQNGAKLTFLPFIAKAVTEALKQHPKLNASFDEEAKEVTYHDAEHLAIAVDTEKGLLVPVINDAGNLNLAGLAKKISDVGARTRNGQIGPDELSGGTFTITNIGSVGALFDTPIINQPQVGILGTGAIVKRPVVVTDADGEDTIAIRSMMYLCLTYDHRLVDGADAGRFLQSLKSRLEDGAFEADLGL, from the coding sequence ATGTCTGAATCCGTGAACTTGCCGGCCCTGGGCGAGAGCGTCACCGAGGGTACCGTCACCCGATGGCTCAAGCAGGTCGGCGACCGCGTTGAAGTCGACGAGCCCCTGCTCGAAGTATCAACAGACAAGGTCGACACCGAGATTCCCTCCCCCGTAGCCGGGGTGATCGAGGAAATCCTCGTTGCCGAGGATGAGACCGCCGAGGTTGGCGCTCCCCTGGTGAGGATCGGTGACGGGTCCGGAGGCTCCGGCAGTTCGGACAACTCCGCTTCCGCTGCTGCTCCTGAGGCTCCGGCCGAAGAGCCCGTAGAGGCGCCTGCCCCCGCTCCGGAACCTGCAGAGGAAGCTCCCTCCGCCCCCGCAGGCAGTGGTGAGGGCAGCGGTCAGGGCACGGAGGTGACCCTTCCCGCCCTCGGCGAAAGCGTCACAGAAGGAACCGTGACGCGCTGGCTCAAGGCAGTAGGCGATGAGGTCGCCGTTGATGAGCCGCTCCTTGAGGTGTCCACTGACAAGGTGGATACCGAAATCCCCTCGCCGGTTGCCGGTACCCTACAGGAGATCAGGGTCAATGAGGACGAGACCGCGGAAGTGGGCTCCGTCCTCGCCGTTATCGGTTCCGGAAGCGCCGCTCCCGCCCAGGCAGAGCCCGCCAAGGCCGAGCCTGTTGCCGCGGCACCTTCCACTGAGCGTGAGGAACCGGTAGCCGAGCCTGCGCCGAAGGCTGAAGCCCAGCCGGAACCGGCTGCACCCGCACCGGCCGCAGCACCGCAGCCGGCTGCACCGGCACCTGCCCCTGCAGCGGAGAAGCCCCGCGAAGAGTCAACCGGCTCCGACTCCACCTATGTCACTCCGCTGGTGCGCAAGCTCGCGAACCAGCAGGGAGTGGACCTCTCCTCCGTCAAGGGCACCGGAGTCGGTGGACGCATCCGCAAGCAGGACGTCCTCGAAGCCGCTGAAGCAGCCAAGGCAGCACAGCAGGCACCGACTGCTCCTGCAGCGTCCTCCGCACCCGCTGCGGCGCCCGCCGCAGCCTCGAAGCTGCGCGGGACGGTTGAGAAGGCACCGCGGATCCGCCAGACCATCGCCCGGCGCATGCGCGAGTCCCTCGAGGTATCTGCCCAGCTGACTCAGGTCATCGAGGTGGATATGACCCGCGTCGCCCGTCTCCGTTCCAAGGCGAAGGACACCTTCCAGGCACAGAACGGCGCAAAGCTCACCTTCCTGCCGTTCATCGCCAAGGCGGTCACCGAGGCTCTCAAGCAGCACCCGAAGCTGAACGCCTCCTTCGATGAGGAAGCGAAGGAAGTGACCTACCACGACGCCGAGCACCTCGCGATCGCGGTGGATACCGAGAAGGGTCTTCTGGTTCCGGTGATCAACGATGCCGGCAACCTCAACCTGGCCGGCCTCGCAAAGAAGATCTCCGACGTCGGTGCGCGCACCCGCAACGGTCAGATCGGACCTGATGAGCTGTCCGGCGGCACCTTCACCATCACCAACATCGGATCGGTCGGAGCGCTCTTCGACACGCCGATCATCAACCAGCCCCAGGTTGGCATCCTGGGCACCGGTGCGATCGTCAAGCGCCCCGTCGTCGTGACCGATGCGGATGGGGAAGACACCATCGCCATCCGTTCGATGATGTACCTCTGCCTCACCTACGACCACAGGCTGGTGGACGGCGCAGATGCAGGCAGGTTCCTGCAGTCGCTGAAGTCGCGTCTGGAAGATGGCGCCTTCGAGGCCGACCTCGGTCTGTAG
- the lpdA gene encoding dihydrolipoyl dehydrogenase, translated as MADTATAQEFDILVLGGGSGGYAAALRAVQLGFTVGLIEKSKLGGTCLHNGCIPTKALLHSAEVADSARDAGKYGIKATFESIDMAAVNAYKDGIIAGKYKGLQGLIKAKGITVIEGAGKLTGQNTIEVNGTTYTGKNIILATGSYSRSLPGLEIGGKVITSDQALTMESIPSSAIVLGGGVIGCEFASVWKSFGVDVTIIEGLPSLVPNEDASIVKNLERAFKKRGIKFNTGTFFEKVEQSDAGVKVTLADGKTFEADLLLVAVGRGPVTDGLGYEEAGITLDRGFVITDERLHTGVGNIYAVGDIVPGLQLAHRGYQQGIFVAEEIAGLKPVIVEDVNIPKVTYCEPEIASVGLTEKAAKEKLGDDRVETQEYNLAGNGKSSILGTGGIVKLVREKDGPVVGVHMIGTRMGEQIGEAQLIVNWEAYPEDVAQLVHAHPTQNEALGEAHLALAGKPLHG; from the coding sequence GTGGCCGATACGGCAACTGCGCAAGAATTCGACATCCTGGTACTGGGCGGAGGCAGCGGGGGTTACGCCGCCGCCCTTCGGGCCGTCCAGCTCGGCTTCACCGTTGGGCTCATTGAAAAGAGCAAGCTCGGAGGAACCTGCCTCCACAACGGGTGTATCCCCACGAAGGCACTGCTGCACTCCGCCGAGGTTGCAGACAGCGCGCGCGATGCCGGGAAGTACGGAATCAAGGCAACCTTCGAGTCGATCGACATGGCCGCGGTGAACGCGTACAAGGACGGCATCATTGCCGGCAAGTACAAGGGGCTGCAGGGCCTGATCAAGGCCAAGGGAATCACCGTCATCGAGGGCGCCGGCAAGCTGACCGGGCAGAACACCATCGAGGTCAACGGCACCACCTACACCGGCAAGAACATCATCCTTGCCACCGGTTCGTATTCCCGTTCGCTGCCCGGCCTCGAAATCGGCGGCAAGGTCATCACCTCCGACCAGGCGCTCACCATGGAGTCCATTCCCAGCAGCGCAATCGTCCTCGGCGGCGGCGTCATCGGCTGTGAGTTCGCCTCCGTCTGGAAGTCTTTCGGCGTGGACGTCACCATTATCGAGGGTCTGCCGTCGCTGGTCCCCAATGAGGACGCCTCCATCGTCAAGAACCTTGAGCGCGCCTTCAAGAAGCGCGGCATCAAGTTCAACACCGGCACCTTCTTCGAGAAGGTCGAGCAGAGCGATGCCGGTGTCAAGGTGACGCTGGCAGACGGCAAGACCTTCGAGGCGGACCTCCTCCTGGTTGCCGTCGGTCGTGGACCGGTGACAGACGGACTCGGCTACGAAGAGGCCGGCATCACCCTCGACCGCGGATTTGTCATCACCGATGAGCGCCTGCACACCGGCGTCGGAAACATCTACGCTGTCGGCGACATCGTTCCCGGCCTCCAGCTTGCACACCGCGGCTACCAGCAGGGCATTTTCGTCGCCGAGGAGATCGCCGGCCTGAAGCCGGTCATCGTCGAAGACGTGAACATCCCCAAGGTCACCTATTGCGAGCCGGAAATCGCTTCGGTCGGCCTGACCGAGAAGGCGGCCAAGGAGAAGCTCGGCGATGACCGGGTGGAAACCCAGGAGTACAACCTCGCCGGAAACGGAAAGAGCTCCATTCTCGGAACCGGCGGAATCGTCAAGCTCGTGCGGGAGAAAGACGGACCGGTCGTCGGCGTACACATGATCGGAACCCGCATGGGCGAGCAGATCGGTGAAGCCCAGCTCATCGTGAACTGGGAAGCGTACCCGGAGGATGTGGCCCAGCTGGTCCACGCACATCCCACCCAGAACGAGGCACTCGGAGAGGCTCACCTCGCTCTCGCCGGCAAGCCGCTTCACGGCTGA
- a CDS encoding leucyl aminopeptidase, with product MSNTSEIDLTAVSKDIRKSGCEVLVIGTGQSPDGPVLLDNPLTGKSARALADTLSSLAVTGAADEVRRFPGLPETGADVLVLAGTGRSGSGQPLTEETLRRTAGAVARQLSNVESVAFALPAPTVDQAAAVAEGILLGSYTYTEHYSTVGGKAPRPSTRSLRRATILTPAAQDRRLKPALERARTIAHGVNATRTLVNQPPSHLYPESFAQFAREHVKGLPVKVTVLDEKKLEKDGYGGILGVGKGSSRPPRLVKLEYSPAKAKINLAFVGKGITFDSGGLSLKPGAGMQTMKLDMAGAAVVLAAVAAVAKLGLPVSVSGWLCLAENMPSGTAQRPSDVLTTFGGRTVEVLNTDAEGRLVMADALAAASAEGPDAIIDIATLTGAQMVALGKRMSGVMGDDGVRDAVKAAADRVGEQFWPMPLPEELRPSLDSTVADIANVGEKFGGMMTAAVFLREFVGDADGAKIPWAHLDIAGPAFNEGGAYGYTPKGATGVGVRTLLAYVEDVAERVDRHSN from the coding sequence GTGAGCAACACCAGCGAAATTGACCTGACCGCGGTCTCGAAAGACATTCGGAAGTCAGGGTGCGAGGTCCTAGTGATCGGCACCGGCCAGAGCCCTGACGGTCCGGTGCTACTGGACAACCCGCTGACGGGCAAATCAGCGCGCGCGCTCGCCGACACCCTTTCATCCCTGGCAGTCACGGGTGCCGCGGATGAGGTCCGGCGTTTCCCCGGCCTGCCGGAAACAGGTGCGGACGTGCTCGTGCTCGCTGGAACAGGCCGTTCAGGCTCGGGACAACCCCTGACGGAGGAGACGCTGAGGCGTACGGCCGGAGCCGTCGCCCGCCAGCTGTCCAATGTGGAAAGCGTTGCCTTCGCACTTCCCGCGCCCACCGTCGATCAGGCCGCAGCGGTGGCCGAGGGCATCCTGCTGGGCAGCTACACCTACACCGAGCATTACTCAACGGTGGGCGGCAAGGCACCTCGTCCCTCCACCCGTTCCCTGCGTCGGGCCACCATCCTGACGCCGGCCGCCCAGGACCGCCGCCTCAAGCCGGCCCTCGAGCGGGCCAGGACAATTGCTCACGGCGTCAACGCCACCCGGACGCTCGTCAATCAGCCGCCCAGCCACCTGTACCCCGAATCCTTCGCACAGTTCGCTCGGGAACATGTGAAAGGCCTTCCGGTGAAGGTGACTGTGCTCGATGAGAAGAAGCTGGAAAAGGACGGCTACGGGGGCATCCTCGGCGTCGGCAAGGGATCGTCCCGGCCTCCGCGCCTGGTGAAGCTGGAGTATTCGCCGGCCAAGGCAAAGATCAACCTCGCCTTCGTCGGCAAGGGAATCACCTTCGATTCGGGCGGCCTGTCGCTCAAGCCCGGTGCAGGCATGCAGACCATGAAGCTTGACATGGCGGGTGCCGCCGTCGTCCTCGCCGCCGTGGCGGCCGTCGCAAAGCTGGGGCTTCCCGTCAGCGTCAGCGGCTGGCTCTGCCTCGCCGAGAACATGCCCTCGGGCACCGCCCAGCGCCCCTCCGACGTCCTCACCACCTTCGGCGGCCGCACCGTAGAAGTCCTGAATACCGATGCCGAGGGGCGGCTTGTCATGGCCGACGCCCTGGCCGCGGCCAGTGCGGAGGGCCCGGATGCGATCATCGACATCGCCACTCTCACCGGCGCACAGATGGTCGCCCTCGGCAAGCGCATGTCGGGCGTGATGGGCGACGACGGCGTTCGGGACGCGGTGAAGGCCGCAGCCGACCGCGTGGGTGAGCAGTTCTGGCCCATGCCCCTGCCCGAAGAGCTGCGTCCTAGCCTCGACTCCACCGTCGCCGACATCGCGAACGTGGGCGAGAAGTTCGGAGGCATGATGACCGCTGCCGTCTTCCTGCGGGAATTCGTGGGAGATGCCGACGGCGCCAAGATCCCCTGGGCCCACCTGGACATCGCCGGTCCGGCCTTCAACGAGGGCGGTGCGTACGGTTACACCCCGAAGGGTGCCACCGGCGTCGGAGTCCGCACCCTGCTCGCCTACGTCGAGGACGTCGCCGAGCGGGTGGACCGGCACTCGAACTGA
- a CDS encoding PAC2 family protein, whose product MLEPRTLYNLNNSIIDDPALQGLPLVAGFTGFVDAGQVVSQVREELLDSLENEVLAVFDTDQLIDYRSRRPRITFDQDHLTDYQPPALELRVLQDRLGERFLLLSGMEPDLQWERFAAAVRQLVTRLDTPLVSWIHSIPMPVPHTRPIGVTVHGNRSDLIEGMGSSWKPTAELQASMGHLLELRLTQEGHDVVGYVVHVPHYLAEAEYPPAAVAALEYLGASIGRVLPTDRLREAGRDVERQIARQVDNSAEVRGVVSSLEKRYDEHADGSRRSLLVKQNMELAGADEIGAAVEAYLAGPRAAEELEQALNAPTDPERLYENIDDAFHEDAGDSSADDSATDGNRKPGD is encoded by the coding sequence ATGTTGGAGCCGCGAACCCTGTACAACCTCAACAACTCGATCATTGACGATCCTGCCCTGCAGGGTCTGCCGCTCGTTGCCGGCTTCACGGGCTTTGTTGACGCCGGCCAGGTCGTGTCCCAGGTCCGCGAGGAGCTTCTGGATTCCCTGGAGAACGAGGTACTCGCGGTTTTCGACACGGACCAGTTGATCGACTACCGCAGCCGCCGCCCCCGGATCACCTTTGACCAGGATCACCTGACCGACTATCAGCCCCCTGCCCTCGAACTGCGGGTACTCCAGGACCGGCTGGGGGAGCGGTTCCTCCTGCTGAGTGGTATGGAACCGGACCTGCAGTGGGAGCGGTTCGCCGCCGCCGTCCGGCAGCTTGTCACCCGGCTGGATACTCCGCTGGTCTCGTGGATCCACTCGATTCCCATGCCGGTTCCGCACACCCGGCCGATCGGGGTGACCGTTCACGGAAACCGAAGTGACCTCATCGAGGGGATGGGATCTTCCTGGAAGCCCACTGCCGAACTGCAGGCCTCAATGGGGCACCTGCTGGAACTGCGCCTCACCCAGGAGGGGCACGACGTCGTCGGTTACGTCGTGCACGTGCCTCACTACCTTGCGGAGGCTGAGTACCCGCCCGCCGCCGTCGCTGCGCTCGAATACCTCGGCGCCTCCATCGGCAGGGTTCTTCCCACCGACAGGCTCCGGGAAGCGGGGAGGGACGTCGAGCGCCAGATCGCGCGCCAGGTGGACAATTCGGCCGAGGTCCGGGGCGTGGTCTCGTCCCTCGAGAAGCGCTACGACGAGCACGCCGACGGGTCCCGCAGGTCCCTGCTGGTGAAGCAGAACATGGAACTGGCCGGTGCGGACGAAATCGGTGCTGCAGTCGAGGCCTACCTCGCTGGGCCCCGGGCCGCCGAAGAATTGGAACAGGCGCTGAACGCCCCGACCGATCCCGAGCGCCTGTATGAGAACATCGACGACGCATTCCACGAGGACGCCGGTGACAGTTCCGCTGATGACAGCGCCACAGACGGGAACCGGAAACCTGGGGACTGA
- a CDS encoding MFS transporter: MTAPQTGTGNLGTEATRTGDRRPWIIWGAGVLAYLIAVTQRTSFGVAGIAATERFDAAASALAVFTVAQLIVYAGLQIPVGVLVDRFGPRVLIVSGAALMALGQTQLAFADSLSGGIAGRLLVGGGDAMTFVAVLRLLPAWFEARRIPILTQLTGILGQLGQILSVVPFLAVLQHAGWTPAFLSAAGLGVLAAVLGITLIRDHREGEGQRQRVSLRQTGVSLNQAWKQPGTRLGLWCHFTTQFSGTVFVLIWGYPYLVSAEQQPAAVASALMTLFVVVGIVCGPLLGIYVARHPLRRSTMVLAITAATALGWLVVLTYPGPAPLWLLALLVVTVAIGGPGSMIGFDFARTFNPASRLGTATGIVNIGGFTAALLTMFAVGLILDVLLASGFSNGNLYDLASFRIAFAVQFLFLAVGTVAILVLRRRVRAQLARQSVVVPPLRQAIAREIRRRREARK; the protein is encoded by the coding sequence ATGACAGCGCCACAGACGGGAACCGGAAACCTGGGGACTGAGGCGACGCGCACGGGTGACCGGCGTCCCTGGATCATCTGGGGTGCCGGTGTCCTGGCGTACCTGATCGCGGTCACCCAACGGACATCGTTCGGTGTAGCCGGCATCGCAGCCACTGAGCGTTTCGACGCCGCTGCTTCCGCCCTTGCCGTGTTCACCGTCGCGCAGCTGATTGTGTATGCCGGCCTGCAGATCCCCGTAGGAGTGCTCGTGGACCGGTTCGGTCCACGGGTTCTCATTGTTTCGGGTGCCGCACTGATGGCGCTGGGCCAGACCCAGCTGGCATTCGCGGACTCCCTTTCGGGCGGTATCGCCGGTCGTCTTCTGGTGGGCGGCGGTGATGCGATGACTTTCGTGGCGGTGCTGCGGTTGCTCCCCGCCTGGTTCGAAGCCAGGAGGATCCCCATTCTGACCCAGCTGACCGGCATTCTCGGGCAGCTCGGGCAGATTCTGAGCGTGGTCCCGTTCCTCGCCGTTCTGCAGCACGCCGGATGGACCCCGGCTTTCCTGTCGGCAGCAGGGCTCGGTGTGCTCGCCGCGGTGCTGGGCATCACCCTGATCCGTGATCATCGGGAGGGTGAAGGACAACGTCAGCGCGTGTCCCTACGGCAGACCGGCGTGTCCCTGAACCAGGCCTGGAAACAACCCGGCACGCGGCTCGGCCTCTGGTGCCATTTCACTACCCAGTTCTCCGGCACGGTCTTTGTCCTGATCTGGGGCTATCCCTACCTGGTCAGCGCCGAGCAACAGCCGGCCGCCGTTGCCTCGGCGCTCATGACCCTTTTCGTGGTTGTCGGGATTGTGTGTGGACCCCTCCTCGGAATCTATGTCGCCCGGCACCCTCTGCGCCGCTCCACCATGGTTCTGGCCATCACTGCAGCTACCGCCCTGGGCTGGCTCGTGGTTCTCACATACCCCGGCCCGGCTCCGCTGTGGCTGCTCGCGCTGCTGGTGGTCACGGTCGCGATCGGTGGCCCGGGTTCAATGATCGGCTTCGACTTCGCCAGAACCTTCAATCCCGCATCGCGCCTGGGAACCGCCACCGGAATCGTGAACATCGGTGGTTTCACCGCTGCGCTGCTGACCATGTTCGCAGTGGGCCTGATCCTGGACGTGCTCCTTGCGAGCGGATTCTCGAACGGGAACCTTTACGACCTCGCATCCTTCCGGATTGCCTTCGCAGTGCAGTTCCTCTTCCTCGCCGTCGGAACAGTCGCAATTCTTGTGCTGCGGCGTCGCGTAAGGGCTCAGCTGGCCCGGCAGTCGGTGGTTGTGCCACCCCTCAGGCAGGCGATTGCCCGTGAGATCCGACGACGGCGGGAAGCACGGAAGTAG